The Bernardetia sp. ABR2-2B DNA window TCTGCTAAATCTGGGAGTTTGAGGTTAGGATCTTTGAATAGTTCTTTTTCTCTAATAATTCTTTCAAGTTTTAATTGTAGTTCTTGAGCTTCCTCTTCGTCTATTTTTTTATTGGCGTATTTTACAGGAGTTTGTATAGGTTTTTCTTCATTGTTATCCTCTAATTTTACAATCTGACTTTCTGTATTTCTCATTTTAGAACGCTTCAAAAACCAAATAAGCCCCAAGACATAAAACACAAACGAAAACGACAACGCACCAACAATATAAGAGGCATACGCCCCAAAAACATAAGCCACCCAGATAATGAATACTCCAAAAAAAATGTTGATTTGCCAGATTTGAGTTTCATCAAGTGCTTTGTCTTTGGAAAATAATTGTTTGATTTCACTTTTCAACTCCCAAGCAGAAAGTAAAATATAGACAAACCATTGTAGATAGATGAGCGAAACAAAATATCCCCAAGTCAAACGGTTTTCTGAATAAGGATAGGAATAGCTAAAAACTAGAATAGTAGCTAACCAAAAAGTTACATGAAGCCACCAGTAATTTCTTTTTACATGATTTTCTTTTTCCTTAGTAGATTTACTAGCTTTTATAAAAAAATACAGAAAAACACCAATTAGTAGGCAAGCAGAAAGTCCAATTTGTCTGAAAATATCAAATAATATTTCATTGAAAAATAGAAATATAGACTTCGTTATCCGAACACTAATCACTAACAGAAGACCACCCAAGAAATAATTTGAGGACTTTTTTTGAGTGAAAAATGTAAAGTAAGCAGCCAATAAAAATCCATTGAATGCGCCTAAAGCACTAAAGAAAAATAGAATTTGTCTTTCTAAACCCATAAATAAACAACTAGAAATGAAGTATTCTTTTAGAAAATGACAATTTACTAAAACAAAAATAGACATTGCCTTTCAAGACAATGTCTATACTATTTTTTATGAAGAATTTTCTACTAAATCCTACCACTTTCCTCATCAGCAGCCGTCTTACGTTTTCTAGCTGATTTTACTTGTTTGCTACCAAAATTATAACTCAAATTGATTCTAAACTGACGGCTTTCCCAGCCACCATTTCCATCAATGACTACATTATCAAATTCTGTCATTCCACGCCAAGGCGAAGTAAACAAAG harbors:
- a CDS encoding helix-turn-helix domain-containing protein; its protein translation is MGLERQILFFFSALGAFNGFLLAAYFTFFTQKKSSNYFLGGLLLVISVRITKSIFLFFNEILFDIFRQIGLSACLLIGVFLYFFIKASKSTKEKENHVKRNYWWLHVTFWLATILVFSYSYPYSENRLTWGYFVSLIYLQWFVYILLSAWELKSEIKQLFSKDKALDETQIWQINIFFGVFIIWVAYVFGAYASYIVGALSFSFVFYVLGLIWFLKRSKMRNTESQIVKLEDNNEEKPIQTPVKYANKKIDEEEAQELQLKLERIIREKELFKDPNLKLPDLAEKLNILPHHLSQFLNDNLNKSFPLYINEYRIETAKKLLLQNQTHTLEAIGYDCGFNSKSTFFSTFKKITGFTPASYKKKIIK